In Apium graveolens cultivar Ventura chromosome 10, ASM990537v1, whole genome shotgun sequence, the following are encoded in one genomic region:
- the LOC141693021 gene encoding uncharacterized protein LOC141693021: MGEAAGKITLKLLVDRNARRVIFGEAGKEFVDFLFHFLSLPVGTVVKLLSKDKMVGSLGKIYESIETMHANYMEPNVNKEDVLNPKVSSSSLGNTPSLLGYKTNDSNHPTVLYRCSAGYGNCYGYITTDPQAVCPSCNNEMNRTMTCVPGPGKEEAKVEKGTGYVKGLVTYMVMDNLQVRPMSTISSITLLSSFKVKDLSALETLEVCIGRKEAVGMLKASFVTEKVLTYLFLGNQKA, translated from the exons ATGGGTGAAGCTGCAGGCAAAATCACTCTGAAGCTGCTTGTTGACAGAAATGCTAGGAGAGTCATCTTCGGAGAAGCTGGAAAGGAGTTTGTGGATTTTCTTTTCCACTTCCTGTCTCTCCCTGTTGGAACAGTTGTGAAGCTTCTGTCTAAAGACAAGATGGTTGGGTCTTTAGGGAAGATATACGAAAGCATCGAAACCATGCATGCTAATTACATGGAGCCAAATGTGAACAAAGAAGATGTATTGAATCCCAAAGTATCATCAAGCTCTCTTGGAAATACTCCATCCTTGTTGGGCTACAAAACTAATGATTCTAATCACCCCACGGTGTTGTACCGATGTAGTGCTGGTTATGGTAATTGTTATGGTTATATAACTACAGACCCACAAGCTGTTTGTCCTTCATGTAATAATGAGATGAACCGAACAATGACGTGTGTCCCTGGTCCGGGGAAGGAAGAGGCCAAAGTTGAAAAGGGAACAGGTTATGTCAAAGGGCTGGTGACGTACATGGTGATGGACAATCTTCAAGTGAGGCCAATGTCAACCATATCTAGCATTACTTTGCTAAGCTCTTTTAAGGTCAAAGACTTGAGTGCCCTCGAGACCTTGGAGGTTTGCATTGGACGAAAGGAG GCTGTGGGGATGCTGAAAGCTTCGTTTGTGACGGAGAAAGTATTAACCTACTTGTTCCTGGGGAATCAGAAGGCTTAA